A window of Cellulomonas wangleii genomic DNA:
GGCTGCTCCGCGGCGGGGTCGATGACCGGGTACTTGTGGTTGTCGAAGAGCCGGAAGTACCGGTCGAGCCGCACGTCGATGCTCGACGGCTGGACCATGGTGGGGTCGTACGGGTCGAGGGCGACCCGGCCGGACTCGAGCTCGGCGCGGATGTCGCGGTCGGAGAGCAGCACGGATCCACCGTAGTGGAGCCGTGCCGGCCGCCCGGGGACCGTCCGGTGCGCGGTGCGCGGCGGGCCCGTGATGCGAGCGGAGCGGTGAAAGGTCACGGGGCATTCCAGGGGAACGTGCTTCGGGATATGCTGTGGCCGCTCCGGTGTGGGAGCGCTCTCGCCGCTTCGGGGCGACGCGCTTCGACGGGGGAGCCCGCGCGGACACCCGCCCGATGCAGTTCCGTGAGGACGACCAGGTACGTGAGCAGGGTCGCCGACGCCTGGCACCCACCATCCGGTGGGGCCTCGGTGGTGGGCCGTGCGACGAGGCACGAGAGGCATGCGATGCGGTTCGGCCACTTCGACGACGAGGCGCGCGAGTACGTCGTCACGACGCCCCACACCCCCTACCCGTGGATCAACTACCTCGGGTCCGAGCAGTTCTTCTCGCTGCTCTCGCACCAGGCGGGCGGGTACTCGTTCTACCGCGACGCCAAGATGCGCCGGCTCACGCGGTACCGCTACAACAACATTCCCGCCGACGCGGGTGGCCGCTACCTGTACGTCAACGACGGCGGCGACGTGTGGACCCCGTCCTGGCTGCCGGTCAAGGCGGACCTCGACCACTTCGAGGCGCGCCACGGCCTGGGCTACTCCCGGATCACCGGTGAGCGCGGCGGCCTGCGCGTCGCGACCACGTTCTTCGTCCCGCTGGGCGAGAACGCCGAGGTGCAGCGCGTCGCGGTGACCAACACGTCCGACGCGGAGAAGACGGTCACGCTCTTCTCGTTCGTCGAGTTCTGCCTGTGGAACGCGCAGGACGACCAGACGAACTACCAGCGCAACCTGTCGATCGGCGAGGTCGAGGTCGAGCAGGACGGCCCGCACGGCTCGGCGATCTACCACAAGACCGAGTACCGCGAGCGGCGCGACCACTACGCCGTGTTCGGCGTGAACACCCGCGCGGACGGCTTCGACACCGACCGCGACACCTTCGTCGGCGCGTACAACTCCCTCGGCGAGGCGGCCGTGCCGCGCGCCGGTGCGTCGGCCGACTCGGTCGCGTCCGGCTGGTACCCGATCGGCTCGCACTCGGTGCGCGTGACGCTCGCCCCGGGCGAGACGCGCGACCTCGTCTACGTGCTGGGCTACCTCGAGAACCCGCAGGACGAGAAGTGGGCCGACGACGCGCACCAGGTCGTCAACAAGGAGCGCGCCCACGCGCTGCTGGGCCGGTTCGCCACCGCCGCGCAGGCCGACGCCGCCGTCGAGGCGCTGCAGGCCTACTGGACGGACCTGCTGTCGACGTACTCGGTGCGCTCGAGCGACGAGAAGCTCGACCGGATGGTCAACATCTGGAACCAGTACCAGTGCATGGTCACGTTCAACATGTCGCGCTCGGCCTCGTACTTCGAGACCGGCATCGGCCGCGGCATGGGCTTCCGCGACTCCAACCAGGACCTGCTGGGCTTCGTCCACCTGGTCCCGGAGCGGGCGCGCGAGCGGATCGTCGACATCGCGTCCACGCAGTTCGAGGACGGGTCGGCGTACCACCAGTACCAGCCGCTGACCAAGCGCGGGAACAACGACATCGGCTCGGGCTTCAACGACGACCCGCTGTGGCTCATCGCCGGCGTCGCGGGCTACGTCAAGGAGACGGGCGACTTCTCGATCCTCGACGAGCCCGTGCCGTTCGACAACGAGCCCGGCTCCGAGGTGCCGCTGTTCGAGCACCTGACCCGGTCGTTCGACTTCACGGTGAACCACCGCGGTCCGCACGGCCTGCCGCTCATCGGGCGTGCCGACTGGAACGACTGCCTCAACCTCAACTGCTTCTCCACCGAGCCGGGCGAGTCCTTCCAGACGACGGAGAACCAGGCCGGCGGCCACGCCGAGTCCGTGTTCATCGCGGCGCAGTTCGTCCTCTACGGCGAGCAGTACGCCGAGCTCGCGGAGCGTCGGGGCCTGTCCGAGGTCGCGTCGCAGGCCCGCAAGGTCGTCGGCGAGGTCCGCGAGGCCGTGCTGGAGCACGCCTGGGACGGCCGCTGGTTCCTGCGCGCGTACGACTTCTACGGCAACCCCGTCGGCACCGACGCCACGCCCGAGGGCAAGATCTGGATCGAGCCGCAGGGCTTCGCCGTCATGGCGGGCATCGGCGTCGGCGACGGCCCGGAGGACGCGGACGCGCCCGCCATCAAGGCGCTGGACGCGGTCGACGAGATGCTCGGGACGCCGCACGGTCTGGTCCTGCAGTTCCCGGCCTACACGACGTACCAGATCGAGCTCGGCGAGGTCTCGACGTACCCGCCCGGGTACAAGGAGAACGGCGGGATCTTCTGCCACAACAACCCCTGGGTGATCATCGCCGAGACGGTCGTCGGACGCGGGGACAAGGCGTTCGACTACTACAAGCGGATCACCCCGGCGTACCGCGAGGACATCAGCGACGTCCACAAGCTCGAGCCGTACGTGTACGCGCAGATGATCGCGGGCAAGCAGGCGCCGCGCGCCGGTGAGGCCAAGAACTCCTGGCTGACGGGCACCGCGGCGTGGAACTTCGTCGCCGTGTCGCAGTACCTGCTGGGTGTGCGGCCGGACTGGGACGGCCTCGTGGTCGACCCGCAGATCGGCCCGGACGTGCCGTCGTTCACCGTCACGCGCGTCGCCCGCGGCGCGACGTACGAGATCACGGTGACCAACTCGGGTGCGCGCGGCGCGCGCGGCTCGCTCGTCGTCGACGGGACCTCCGTCGAGGGCAACCTCGTGCCCTACGCACCGGCGGGCAGCACCGTCCGGGTCGAGGTCACGCTCTGACCGGCGCGCCCGCGCGTCCGGTGCCGACAGCAGGGGGCTGCCACCGATGACGATCACCGCACAGATCACCGAGCCCGCACCGGTCGCACCGGCGGTGGCGGCGCCGCCCGGCGCCGTCACGCTCCGCAACGCCCGGTGGGAGGTCGACGTGCTGCCCGGCACGGGGGCCGCCCTGGGTGCGGGACGCATCCGCACGTCCGACGGGGTGTGGCGCGACCTGCTGCGCCCCACCCGGCGTGCGTCGTCCGGCGACCCCGAGAAGTGCGCGAGCTTCCCGATGGTGCCGTGGTCCAACCGCATCCGTGACGGTGTGCTGCCGTTCGCGGGGCGGCGCTGGCAGCTGCAGCGCAACGCGGCCGACGGCACCGCGATCCACGGTGCCGTGCGGTACGCGCACTGGGAGGTCGTCGAACGCACGGCCACCGCCGTCACGCTCGCGGTGGAGACCTGCGGCCAGATCGGCATCAACTTCCCGTGGCAGTTCGGCGCCACCGTCCGCTACGCGGTGGACGGTGACGACCTCGTCGTCACCACGTCGGTGCGCAACACCGACGTGGAGCCGTTCCCCGCCGGGTTCGGGCACCACCCGTACCTGAGCCGTGCGCTGCTGCCCGTCGGCGCGCCGATCCGGGAGTACCCGCCCACCGCCGGGCCGCTGCTGCGGGTCGCGGCCGAGGCGGGCTACCGGCTGTCCGGTGCCCTGCCCGACGGTCCCGCCGGGCCCGTGCCCCCGCGCGCCGACTTCCGCGCGGCGCGCCCCCTGGGGTCGGGGTTCGTCGACGACGTGCTCACCGGCCTCGACCCGGCGGCCCCCGTGCACGTCGAGTACCCCGACGAGGGGGTGGCCGTCGACCTGACGGTCGACCCGGTGTACCGGCACCTCGTGCTGTACGCCCCGCGCCGCCGCTGCTACTTCGCCGTCGAGCCGGCGACCAACGTCAACGACGGGTTCACGCTCCACGACGCCGGGGTCCCCGGCACGGGGGTGTTCGTCCTCGAGCCGGGTGAGGAGCGGTCCGGGACCTTCCGGCTCCGCGTGCGCGTCTGACGCGGGTATTCGATGGCGCCGGGGTGCCGGTGCGCAGGATGGTGGCGCCATGACCAGGACAGACCCCGCGACGACGTGGCGTGTGCAGCCCGCGCCGCCGCTGCCCCCGTCCCCGGACGACCCGGGCGCCTGGGCGTACGCCGGGATGTGCGAGATCGAGCGACTCGACGAGCTCGACACGTGGGGCTGGAGCGACCTGTGGACGCCGCTGCACGTGCGGCTGCCGCTGCTGCGCCCGACGCCCTACTCGCGGACCCTGGTGTGGGTCGCGGTCCAGGGCGCCGACGGCGACGCGCGCGACGTCGTCGGCTACGCGACGCTGTCGGAGCCGCTCACGGCGAACGAGCACACCGCGCACGTCGCCGTCGGCGTCCTGCCGGAGCACCGCGGACGTGGCATCGGGGCGGCGCTGCTCCGCGCGGCGACCGACCAGGCGGCCGTGGACGGTCGCGGCACGCTGCACGCGTACTCGACCCACAGCCCGGAGCCGGAGCCCGGTGCGGGCGCGCTGGAGTCGCCCGTCGGCAGCGGTCGCGTCCCCGTCGAGGACCCCGGCGTGCGGTTCGCGCAGGCCCATCGCTTCCGCCTCGAGCAGGTCGAGCGCTACTCCGTCCTGGAGCTCGGCGACGAGCACGGCGCGGGCACGCCCGAGCTGACGGAGCACCTGGCGGCGGCGCGCGCCCGGGCGGGCGAGGAGTACCGCACGCACACCTGGCTCGACGAGGTCCCGGACGACCGCCTGGAGGACGTCGCCCGGCTGTACACGCGCATGAGCACGGACGCGCCGATGGGCGCCCTGGACGTGCAGGAGAACCCGTGGGACGCGGACCGCGTCCGCGCGAGCCTGCAGCGTGCCGCCGACGCGGGCCTGCACCAGCTGGTGACGGTGGCCGAGCACGCCCCGACCGGGCGGCTCGTCGCGTTCTCGGTCCTGCGGGTCCCGCACCCCGACGTGCCGTTCGCGTTCCAGGAGGACACGCTCGTGCTGCGTGAGCACCGCGGGCGGTCGCTCGGCATGCTCGTCAAGGGCGTCAACCTCGAGCGGCTGGATGCCTGGCGCCCGGGCGTGCGGCGCGTCCACACGTGGAACGCGCAGGAGAACGACCACATGCTCGCGATCAACGTGGCGCTCGGCTTCCGGCAGGCCGGCGTCGCCGCCGCGTGGCAGCGCACGGAGCGCGGCGCCGCCACCCCGGACGCCTGAGGCCCGAGGGCCGGGCGCCGAGGCCCCGGACGTCGACGGGCGGGCGTCGGCGGCCGGGGCGTCGACGGGCGGGACGTCGACGTCGTGCCGGTCAGTGGCCGTGGCCGTGCGCGTGGCCCTCCCCGGCCGGGCCGGGAGGTGCGCTGACGGCGGCGACCGCCGCGACGACCGTCGTGAGCGGGATCGCCAGCACCAGGCCCGTCGCACCGGCGAGCGTCCGGACGATCTCCTCCGCGAACGCGCCGGACGTCAGCGTGACGAGCACCGGCTGCTGGTACAGCTCGAGCAGCAGGAGCAGCGGCAGCGACGCCCCGGCGTACGCGAACGCGATCGTGTACACGGTCGAGGCGATGTGGTCGCGGCCGATCCGCATGCCCCGCGCGGTGAGCGTGCGCCAGGACGCGGACGGGTCCGCGGCGCGCAGCTCCCACACCGCGGACGCCTGCGTGATCGTCACGTCGTTGAGCACGCCGATCCCCGCGAGCACCACGCCGCACAGGAACACCCCGCGCAGCACGTCCGTGCCGTCCGCACCCAGCACCCGCGCCAGCGCGAACGTGTCCTCCGAGGTCACGGGCTGCAGCCGCGCGGCGTGGGCGCCCAGCACGCCCAGGCCCGTGACCATCGCCACGCCCAGCAGCGTGCCGACCAGCGCCGTCGTGGTCCGCACCGACACCCCGTGCGCCAGGTAGAGCACGACCACGACGATCACGGTCGAGCCGGAGAGTGCCACGACCAGCCCGTCCTGCCCCGCCACCAGCGCCGGCAGCACGTAGGCCCCCAGCACCGCGAAGGCCAGGCCCAGCCCGAGCAGCGCCCGGAGCCCGCGCAGCCCTGCCACCAGCGTCGTGACCAGGGCGAACGCCAGGGCGAACGTGCCCAGCGGGAGTGTCCGGTCGACGTCGTGCCAGGCCCACACCTCCGGGTCGCCGTCCGCGGGCGGGTAGTGCTGCAGGAGCACGTGCGTCCCGGGCGGCACGTCGCCCGCCTCGGTGCCGCCCGTGGCGAGCACCTGGACCTCGCGGCCGGACGCCGTGCGCGCCGTGACCTCCAGGCAGTCGACCGTCTGCGGCACGGTCCCGTCGGGCAGGACGTCCTCGATCGTCCCGTCGCACGAGCGGACGGTCGAGCCGACCACCTGGGCGCCGACGTACGTCGTGCCGGCGTCGACGAGGCCCGTCGAGGGTGCACCGCCCCCCGGCCACGTCAGCGCGACGCCGAACGCCGCCGCCATCGAGGCGAGGACGACGACGACCGCGAGCACCGCGCGCGTCACCCGCCCGTCGCGCAGCGGGCCCGTCCGTGGGGTCGTCGCCGGCGCGAGGGCGTCGCGCGCGGGGGCGGACGCGTCGTGGACGGGGGCGGGGGCCGCGGGGTCGGTCGGACTCACGCCGCGAATCCTGCCCTGTGCGGGCGTCGGGGGCGGGCAGGCCGTGCGACGGTGCGCTGGATCGACCCGTCGCGGGTGCGGCGGTCAGGAGAGGGGGAGCGTGAGGCGGTGGCCCCAGGGGTACGTCGTGTCGCGGCGGAAGCCGAGGTGCTCGTAGAACGCGATGGCCCGGGTGTTGCGCGCGTCGACCCCCAGGTGGACGGCCGGGACGCCGCGGTCCCGCAGCCGGTCGGCGAGGCCCTCGATGAGCCGCCGGCCCCAGCCCTGGCCCTGCAGCCGGGGGAGCAGGTCGATGTGCAGGTGCGCGGGGGCGTCGGGCGGGGCGGGCGACGGGTCCGGGTGGTGGATGCGCTCGACCAGGACGTGGTCCTCGGTGCCGTCGCCCGGGTCGTCCCGCAGCGCCAGCCGGGCGCGCAGGGCCGGCCACCACGCGCGCTCGCACCAGGCGTCGAACGCCGTCGTGTCCGCCGTCGCGACCACGTAGCCCCCGACCCCCTGCGCGTCGACCACGACGAGGCTCAGGTCCGGGTCGGCCACCGGGTACGGGCCGCAGTACACGTGCCCGAGCAGGTCCGGGTCGCGGTACAGCGAGGTCGCGTCCTGCCCGGCGGCGCCTGTCTGCAGGCACACGCGGTACATGCCGGGCAGGTCGCTGGGGTGGAAGGGGCGCATCGACGCGGTCACGGGGCGACCCTGCCACCGACCACCGTCGCCCGGCCAGGGTCCCGCACGCACAGGCCGGCCGGCGGGTTGAAGAACCACGCCCGGTACCGGGTAGGATCGACGCCGCAGCGCCCGTGAGGGCGGCTGGCGGGTGTAGTTCAATGGTAGAACATCAGCTTCCCAAGCTGATAGCGCGGGTTCGATTCCCGTCACCCGCTCCACGCGAGGCCAGGCCCGGCGCACAGCCCGGACCTGGCCTTCGTCGTCCCGCGGGCCGTGCGCGCCCCGCCGCCTGCCCCGCGTGGGCAGCGCGGGTGAGAGGCCGATGTGAAAGCGCTGGTCATAAGCGTTTAGGCACCCTGACGGCGTCAGCCGCCGCGCTAGTTTCCGCACCGTCGACGCATGCGGAGCGTCGCGTCCCCCGTCGTCTCACCGGTGAGTCGCGCGCGCCCGCGCGCCCTCCCGACGGTGGGGGTCGTCCTGGCGCCCCGGCACGGCCGGCGGTCGCCTCCGCCGAACCCAGGGAGACACTGCGTGACCACCGAAGGACGTCGACTGCCGAGAGCGCTCCCATCGACCGTCGCCGCGGTCCCCACCCCCCGCTCGGGCACCCGCGCGGTGACCCCGGGGCTGCCCCTCGCCCTCGAGTCGCCCGCGGAGGAGCCCGAGCGGCGCAGCCGGTCCGTCCTCGCGGTCGGGGCGGTGCTCCTGGTCGTCACGGTCGCCGCGCTCGTCGTGGCCTTCCGGATCATCGTGCCGGCGGCACCCGCGGCCGCGCCGGCGCCGGAGCTCGTCGACACCGGCGTGACCGAGGTGCAGGAGCGTCCGGGGACGGTCGTGGGCTACGGCCAGGAGTACACCTACGGCGACGGCCTGGGCGTGGTCGTCGGGTACCCGCAGGTCTACGAGCCCAGCGACAACGCGACCGGGTTCGAGGGCGGCTCCCCGGTCAAGGCGCAGGTCGTCGTCACCAACTCGACGGGGGAGTCGTTCCGGCCCAACACCATCCAGGTGAGCGCCACCTCGGGCGGGCAGCCCGTGGCGGGGATCTGGGACCCGGACCAGGGTGTCGGGCTCACCGGCCCCGACGTCAACGTGCCCCCCGGCGGCATGATCAGCTTCGAGGTGGCGTTCGCCGTGCCGGACGGCGGCGACCTGCGTCTCGAGATCGTCCCGGCGCTCTACGGGTACGGGGCGATGGTCGTGGAGGCGCTCTAGCCGGTGCGGTGGTCCCCCCGGCGTCCGTCCGGAGGAACGTGCCCGCGATCCCGCCCCGTGGGAGCGCGACCATGCTACGTTGGCCGCGCCCTTCGGGAGTTGCGCGGTGCAGACCGTCGCGCCCCCGGCACCGCCGCACCGGGTCGTGGTCACGCCGCACGTCGCGGCGGCCGGTGCGTGCTGACCGCGCGCCGGGGCCGCCCCGGTCCTGGACTCCAGGAGCACCGCGTGACCCTCACCGCCCCGTCCGCCCGTCCCGCCCGCGCAGCCCGGCCGCGCCGCCTCCACCGGGTCGTGGTGGGCCTCGCGGCCGCGACACTGCTGGTCGCACCGGGCTGCGCCGCCGGCGCCAGCGCGGACGCCGGCCCGACGACCGCCACCGCCCACGCGGGTGCCGAGGTCACCTTCGGGACCCCGTTCGAGTACGCGGACGGCCTGCTCGTGGACGTCACGGCCCCGGCCCGGTTCACACCCACGGCGCAGGCGGAGTGGGACCGTGCCGTGCCGGGCGTGCTCGTGCGCGTGCGCGTCTCGATCACCAACGGCACCGACGCGGAGTTCCGGCCCAACACGCTGATCGCCACGGCCGTCTCCGGCGGGCAGGACGCCGTCGCGGTCCTCGACCCGGGATCGCAGATCGGCCAGACCGGTCCGGACGCCGCGGTGCCCGCCGGCGGCTCCGTCGCGTTCCCGCTGGCGTTCCTGGTCCAGGACCCCGCGGACGTCCGGTTGACCGTCGAGCCCGCGCTCGGCGGCTACGAGCCGCTGGTCCTCACCGTCGGCTGACCGTCGCACCGGGTCGGGGCGGACATGGCAGGGGCGGCCGACGTGTCCGGTGCGCGCGCCGCGGTGCGCCCTGTGCGCCACCGAGGGGCGCACCGGCCGCGTGCCGGGCGTCACGCCCCCCGGTGCGTCAGACTGCCCGGGTGACCGACCTGCTCTCGTCGCCGCGCCTGCTGGGCGACGGGACGACGATCGCGCACCGGCCCGACTGGGCGTGGCTGCCGCCCGGCGCCGCGCCGACCGACGCGGACCTGGCGCGCGCCGGCCGACAGGCCGAGCAGCTGCTCGCCGGGCACGGCGTCACGTACGGTGCCGACCGCCTCGACACCGACCACCACTGGCGGCTCGACCCCCTGCCCGTGGTGGTGGACGAGCGGGAGTGGGCGCGGCTCGACGCCGCGCTCGTGCAGCGGGCCGAGCTGCTCGACGCGGTGCTGCACGACCTGTACGGGGCCCGGCGGCTGCTGGACGACCGCGTGCTGCCGCCGACGGCCGTGCTGTCGCACCCCGGGTTCCTGCGGCCGGTCGACGGGCTGCGCCTGCCGGGCGGTCGCGAGCTCGTCCTGACCGCCACCGACCTGGTCCGCGACGCGTCCGGTGAGTGGTGCGTCCTCGCGGACCGCACGCAGGCACCGTCGGGTGCGGGGTACGCGATGGAGGACCGCCGTGTCGTCGCGCAGGTGCTCGCGCCCGTGTACCGCCAGGCGTCGATCGCCCGGCTCGGTCCGTTCTTCCACGCGCTGCGCAAGGCGCTGGTCGAGGTCGCCCCGCCCACCGCCGGCGACGCGCCGCGCGCAGTGCTGCTCTCGCCCGGGCCGGGCAGCGAGACCGCGTTCGACCAGGCGTACCTCGCCTCCATGCTCGGACTGCCGCTGGTCGAGGGCAGCGACCTGGTGGTGCGCGCGGGCCGGTTGTTCCTGCAGGGGATCGACGGGCTCGAGCCCGTGGACGTCGTGCTGCGGCGGGTCGACGCGGAGTGGTGCGACTCGCTGGAGCTGCGCGCCGGGTCGCGCCTGGGCGTGCCGGGGTTCGTGCACGCGCTGCGCCGCGGCACCGTGAGCGTCGTGAACCCGCTCGGGGCGTCGGTGCTGGAGAACCCGGCGCTGCTGGGCTACCTGCCGCGGCTCGCGCGTGCCGTGCTCGACCAGGACCTGACGCTGGCGTCGGCGCCGACCTGGTGGTGCGGCGAGGAGCGGGCGCTGCGCCACGTGCTCGGCCGCCTGGACCGCCTGGTGGTCAAGCCGACCGTGCACGGGCCGCGCACGACCACCGTGCTGGGCTGGACCCTGTCCGCCGCCGAGCGCGAGGAGCTGGCCGCGCGCATCACCGCCGAGCCGTGGCGCTGGGTGGGGCAGGAGCCGGTGGGTCCGGTCCTGGCGGACGAGGACGGCCCGCGAGCCGCGGTCATGCGGACCTTCGCGGTCGCGCACGCGGGCACGTACACCGTCATGGCCGGGGGCCTCGCGCGCGTGGCCGACGACGACCAGGTCGTCACCTCGTCCGCCGGGGCGTCCGCCAAGGACGTGTGGGTGCTGGCCTCGCAGCCGGCCGAGCCGGACGCCACCGTGCGGGAGGACGTCGCCGGGGCCGGCGGCCGTGCCGTGGGCTACGGCATCTCGCCGCGCGCCGCCGAGAACCTCTACTGGATGGGCCGGTACGCCGAGCGCGCGGAGGACGGCGTGCGCGTGCTGCGCGCGGTGGCCGACCGCTGGGACGACTACCACCGCACGCCGGGCAGCGCGGGCGGCCGCGCGCTCGAGGTGCTGCTGACGGCGCTCACACCGGCCGCGCTGGCCGACGGAGCGCAGGCAGCACCCGCGTCCGACGTCGACCCCGCCCACGTCGTGCCGAGCCCGCCGGCGCTGCGTGACCTGCTGCTCGACCAGGGCACCCCCGGCTCCGTCGCCCGGGCCGTGCGCCGCCTCGGGGCGTCCGCTGCCACGGTGCGCGACCAGCTCTCGACCGACACCTTCGGGCCCCTCGCCCGCATCGAGCGCACGCTGCGCGACGAGCGGACGCGGGTGCGGGCACGTCAGCAGCCGGGCGGCGGCCTCGACGTCGGCCCCGTGCCGCCCGGGTCGGTCACCGCCGGGCTGCGTCCCACGCTCGACCGGGTGCTGGAGAGCCTGCTCGCGATCTCCGGGATCGCGGCCGAGGGCCTCACGCGGGACGTCGGCTGGCACCTGCTCGACGCCGGCCGCCGGCTGGAGCGTGCCCAGCGGCTGGTCGCGATGCTGCAGGCCACGCTCGTGGTGCGGCGCCCCGGTGACGTCGAGGACCTGCTGCTGGAGTCGGTGCTGCTGGCCGCCGAGTCCGCCATCACGTACCGGCGCCGGCACCAGGGTGGTGCCGACGTCGCGAGCGTGCTCGACCTGCTGGTGCACGACCGCACCAACCCGCGCTCGCTGGCGTTCGCTCTCGACCGGCTGCTCGCCGACCTCGAGGCCGTGCCCGCTCCCCGCTCCGCCGCGCAGCGCGACCACCTGCTGCACGGTGTGGCGGGCCTGGTGGCCGAGCTGGACACCGTCGCCGTCGGCAACGAGGTGTCCGAGGACGGGCGGCGCGTGCGGCTGGCCGACGCGCTCGGCTCGATGCTGTGGCGGCTGCGGGAGGCGTCCGACGAGATCGAGCGCGTGCACTTCGTCCGGCCCGCGCCCAGCCGTGCCCTGGACGACCTGTGGGGGTCGACCTACGGCGACCCGGGCGAGGGGGGTGAGCGGTGAGCGTCCGTACGTACGACCTGGTGCACCGCACGACGTACGAGTACGCGCAGCCCGTCACGGACTCCTACGGCCGCACGACGCTGACGCCGCGGGACCTGCCGGACCAGCGCGTGCTGGCGACGTCGCTCACGGTGGACCCCGAGCCGGCCGACACCGGCGAGCACGTCGACTGGTTCGGCAACACGACCACCTACTTCGGTGTGACGCGCCCGCACACACGGCTGGTCGTCACGGCCCGTTCGACGCTCGAGGTCAGCCGCACGGTCCCGCCGCGCGCGGAGCTGCCCGACGTCGGGTGGCGTGCCGTCGCGCGCGCCGTCACCGCGGGCGACCTGGGGCTGCTGCGCACCGACGCCGCGGGGGTGGTGGCGCTGCGCGAGGCCGTCCTGCCGTCGGCGCACGTCACGTTCGTCGACGAGGTGCGCCAGTGGGCGGCCCCGTCGTTCGTCGACGAGCGCCCGCTGGCGGACGTCGTGACGGACCTGGTGCACCGCGTCCGCGCCGAGCTGACCTACCGGTCCGGGTCCACCACGGTGAGCACCACGCAGGCGCAGCTGCTCGCGCAGGGGGCGGGCGTGTGCCAGGACTTCGCGCACCTGATGATCGCGGCGCTGCGCGTCCACGGCGTGCCCGCGCGGTACGCGTCCGGGTACATCGAGACCCGTCCCCGCCCCGGGCGGCCCAAGCTGCGAGGCGCCGACGCGTCCCACGCGTGGGTGTCGGTGTGGTTGCCGGGGCACGGCTGGCTCGACGCCGACCCGACCAACGACCAGCTCGTCGACGACCGGTACGTCGTGCTCGGCTGGGGCCGCGACTACCACGACGTGCCGCCGCTGCGCGGCGTGATCTTCACCGAGGGCGGCGGTGCGACGCCGCGCGTCGAGGTGGACCTGGTGCCGGCCGGTTCCGAGCCGTTCGCCTGACCGGCGTCTTCCGACGCTGGTCCCGGACCGCCGGTCAGCGTGCCCGGGCGCGCGCGTCGAGCTCCTCGTGCGGGACCACGAACCCGCCGGCGTCGACGACCGTGCCGCCGGCTGCCCGCCACAGCGTCGCCACGACGCGCGCGATGCTCGGCGTGACGCGCTGCCGGGCGATGACGTGCAGCGGCGAGGGGTGCGCCTGGTCCAGCTCGTGCGGGTCGTGCGGCTGCCACGTCACGCGGTACGCCCACGGGCCGTGCTCGCGCCAGTCGAGCGTCGACAGCACGACGGGGACGTCCCGGGAGCGTGAGCAGCCGAGCTGCAGCGTGCCGTCGTACTCGTAGGTGGCGGTCAGCGCGAAGCCCTCGCCGGCACCACCCGGCGCCGGCGGCGTGAGCCGGCTGCCCGCCAGTGCGGGCCGCACCAGGGGCAGGACGTCCGCGGTGCTCAGCGGCACGGCGGACCACAGCGTCAGGTCCACGGCGGACGCCGGGTCGGGCACCACGGT
This region includes:
- a CDS encoding circularly permuted type 2 ATP-grasp protein is translated as MTDLLSSPRLLGDGTTIAHRPDWAWLPPGAAPTDADLARAGRQAEQLLAGHGVTYGADRLDTDHHWRLDPLPVVVDEREWARLDAALVQRAELLDAVLHDLYGARRLLDDRVLPPTAVLSHPGFLRPVDGLRLPGGRELVLTATDLVRDASGEWCVLADRTQAPSGAGYAMEDRRVVAQVLAPVYRQASIARLGPFFHALRKALVEVAPPTAGDAPRAVLLSPGPGSETAFDQAYLASMLGLPLVEGSDLVVRAGRLFLQGIDGLEPVDVVLRRVDAEWCDSLELRAGSRLGVPGFVHALRRGTVSVVNPLGASVLENPALLGYLPRLARAVLDQDLTLASAPTWWCGEERALRHVLGRLDRLVVKPTVHGPRTTTVLGWTLSAAEREELAARITAEPWRWVGQEPVGPVLADEDGPRAAVMRTFAVAHAGTYTVMAGGLARVADDDQVVTSSAGASAKDVWVLASQPAEPDATVREDVAGAGGRAVGYGISPRAAENLYWMGRYAERAEDGVRVLRAVADRWDDYHRTPGSAGGRALEVLLTALTPAALADGAQAAPASDVDPAHVVPSPPALRDLLLDQGTPGSVARAVRRLGASAATVRDQLSTDTFGPLARIERTLRDERTRVRARQQPGGGLDVGPVPPGSVTAGLRPTLDRVLESLLAISGIAAEGLTRDVGWHLLDAGRRLERAQRLVAMLQATLVVRRPGDVEDLLLESVLLAAESAITYRRRHQGGADVASVLDLLVHDRTNPRSLAFALDRLLADLEAVPAPRSAAQRDHLLHGVAGLVAELDTVAVGNEVSEDGRRVRLADALGSMLWRLREASDEIERVHFVRPAPSRALDDLWGSTYGDPGEGGER
- a CDS encoding transglutaminase family protein, yielding MSVRTYDLVHRTTYEYAQPVTDSYGRTTLTPRDLPDQRVLATSLTVDPEPADTGEHVDWFGNTTTYFGVTRPHTRLVVTARSTLEVSRTVPPRAELPDVGWRAVARAVTAGDLGLLRTDAAGVVALREAVLPSAHVTFVDEVRQWAAPSFVDERPLADVVTDLVHRVRAELTYRSGSTTVSTTQAQLLAQGAGVCQDFAHLMIAALRVHGVPARYASGYIETRPRPGRPKLRGADASHAWVSVWLPGHGWLDADPTNDQLVDDRYVVLGWGRDYHDVPPLRGVIFTEGGGATPRVEVDLVPAGSEPFA